The Terriglobus tenax genome contains a region encoding:
- a CDS encoding EVE domain-containing protein, with amino-acid sequence MSFYLLKSEPDVYSFDDLLRDGETVWDGIKNPQALMTLRAMKPGEDIVIYHSNVGKAAVGQAKVVSVDAADPKNPVVRIKPVKAIKRPKPLAEIRDNPLFEGSIMFRQFRLSVVPLTKEQFAWLVQGK; translated from the coding sequence ATGTCTTTCTATCTGCTGAAATCCGAACCTGATGTGTATTCCTTTGATGACCTGCTGCGCGATGGCGAGACCGTCTGGGACGGCATCAAGAACCCGCAGGCCCTGATGACCCTGCGCGCGATGAAGCCGGGCGAGGACATCGTCATCTATCACTCGAACGTGGGCAAGGCCGCCGTCGGACAGGCCAAGGTCGTCTCAGTCGACGCCGCCGATCCGAAGAACCCCGTCGTCCGCATCAAGCCGGTCAAGGCCATCAAGCGGCCCAAGCCACTGGCGGAGATCCGCGACAACCCGCTGTTTGAAGGCTCCATCATGTTTCGCCAGTTCCGTCTCTCCGTCGTTCCCCTCACCAAAGAGCAGTTCGCCTGGCTGGTACAAGGCAAGTAA
- the murI gene encoding glutamate racemase, with protein sequence MNGPHIGVFDSGFGGLTVLRALLPLIPEARYTYLGDTARLPYGAKSRQTIARYAVSSAKFLEDQGAEMLVIACNTASALAMDELKASTTLPVLGVIEPGAEAAAAATSNSVLVLATQATVQSHAYLHALHKLGLQATEKACPLLVPLVEEGWIDHTVTEQVARIYLTEALDEAHAAGLTPGTALLGCTHYPLLRPLFTRLLAEMNPTPVTVIDSAETTAHKAAAMFPLSQPAIQSSFQLEFYATDSTQKFQALGSRFLGQPLPEVKLLDLGG encoded by the coding sequence ATGAACGGACCACACATCGGCGTCTTCGACTCCGGCTTCGGCGGCCTGACCGTGCTGCGCGCACTGCTGCCACTGATCCCGGAAGCTCGCTACACCTACCTGGGCGACACAGCCCGGTTGCCCTACGGTGCGAAATCCCGCCAGACTATCGCGCGCTATGCCGTCTCGTCGGCGAAGTTCCTGGAAGATCAGGGCGCGGAGATGCTGGTCATCGCCTGCAACACCGCCTCAGCCCTGGCGATGGACGAACTGAAAGCCTCCACCACGCTGCCGGTTCTCGGCGTCATCGAGCCCGGAGCTGAAGCCGCCGCAGCCGCAACATCCAACTCGGTTCTCGTCCTTGCAACGCAGGCCACCGTGCAATCGCACGCTTACCTGCACGCACTGCACAAGCTGGGCCTGCAGGCCACAGAAAAAGCCTGCCCCCTTCTGGTGCCGCTGGTCGAAGAAGGCTGGATCGACCACACCGTCACCGAACAGGTAGCGCGCATCTACCTGACGGAAGCCCTGGACGAAGCCCACGCCGCCGGACTTACCCCCGGCACCGCATTGCTGGGATGTACGCACTACCCCCTGTTGCGCCCGCTGTTCACACGCCTGCTGGCGGAGATGAATCCGACACCGGTCACCGTCATCGACTCCGCCGAGACCACCGCGCATAAAGCTGCAGCAATGTTTCCCCTCAGCCAACCGGCCATCCAGTCATCCTTCCAACTGGAGTTCTATGCCACCGACTCCACGCAGAAGTTCCAGGCTCTGGGCTCGCGCTTCCTCGGCCAGCCGCTGCCCGAGGTAAAGCTGCTCGACCTGGGAGGGTGA
- a CDS encoding GerMN domain-containing protein, with protein MIPRYQRILFLVLMTLSVLMAAFLWRVHQRTTARLNSITTDAPPIEAPSTAEAEAITFLLANDEEGSITASERQIALPGEATIRLRAILERLFVEYGKQDSRHPLNPQGPAIADVFFLPLPLTAPGTTASTASLEAEQSSSRDVLAVINLRQSFADAHPSGIEVETLTALSMLGTVHANFPQVSKVRFLVDGKTRPTLAGHFALDRIYPSTDTTLQPAKTDTQ; from the coding sequence ATGATTCCCCGCTACCAGCGCATCCTGTTCCTGGTACTGATGACGCTCTCCGTCCTGATGGCTGCCTTCCTTTGGCGCGTTCACCAGCGCACCACGGCCCGGCTGAACTCCATCACCACCGACGCACCGCCGATTGAAGCCCCCAGCACCGCCGAAGCCGAGGCCATCACCTTCCTGCTGGCCAACGACGAGGAAGGCAGCATCACCGCCAGCGAGCGGCAGATTGCTCTGCCCGGCGAGGCGACCATTCGCCTGCGCGCCATCCTGGAACGGCTCTTCGTGGAGTACGGCAAGCAGGATTCGCGCCACCCGCTCAACCCGCAGGGCCCAGCCATCGCGGATGTCTTCTTTCTGCCCCTGCCGCTCACCGCTCCGGGGACGACAGCCAGCACTGCGTCTCTTGAGGCCGAGCAGTCCAGTAGCCGCGATGTTCTCGCCGTTATCAACCTGCGTCAGAGCTTTGCCGACGCGCATCCCTCGGGCATCGAGGTGGAGACGCTGACCGCGCTCTCCATGCTGGGCACCGTGCATGCCAACTTTCCACAGGTAAGCAAGGTCCGCTTCCTGGTCGACGGCAAGACGCGGCCTACACTGGCCGGACACTTCGCGCTCGACCGCATTTACCCCTCCACCGACACCACTCTTCAACCCGCAAAGACCGACACGCAATGA
- a CDS encoding N-acetylmuramoyl-L-alanine amidase family protein, which produces MPWTKTVLFAAAALAVTLPAARAQTATQQPVILLDPGHGGPDTGAMLTGKLSESEVTVALANRLRALLLVRGFKVVMTHTTPTDATDLNTDRRAEAANRSGAIACLTLHATGSSNGVHLFTSALPETEPALQASRPVPWNEAQSAWVTRSLRLASELQAAVARSHTPVTSSRTYLAQLDSMTCPAVAVELGPLDDLTAQDATYQQRVAEAIAGALLFWRGHPNAVTSAGATR; this is translated from the coding sequence ATGCCCTGGACTAAAACCGTGTTGTTTGCCGCGGCGGCCCTGGCAGTCACCCTGCCGGCCGCCCGCGCGCAAACCGCGACGCAACAACCCGTCATTCTTCTGGACCCCGGCCACGGCGGCCCGGATACGGGTGCAATGCTCACCGGCAAGCTCTCTGAGAGCGAGGTGACCGTTGCCCTGGCCAACCGGCTGCGGGCACTTCTGCTGGTACGCGGCTTCAAGGTCGTGATGACGCACACCACCCCCACCGACGCCACCGACCTGAACACCGACCGCCGCGCGGAAGCCGCCAACCGCTCCGGAGCCATCGCCTGCCTGACCCTGCATGCCACGGGCAGCAGCAACGGTGTGCACCTGTTCACCTCCGCCCTGCCGGAGACCGAGCCGGCCCTGCAGGCCAGCAGACCCGTTCCGTGGAACGAGGCGCAGAGCGCCTGGGTCACGCGCTCCTTGCGGCTCGCCTCAGAGCTACAAGCCGCCGTCGCGCGTTCGCATACCCCGGTCACCAGCAGCCGCACCTACCTGGCACAGCTTGATTCCATGACCTGTCCCGCCGTTGCCGTGGAACTTGGCCCGCTGGACGACCTTACCGCGCAGGACGCCACCTATCAGCAGCGTGTTGCCGAAGCGATTGCAGGCGCCCTGCTGTTCTGGCGCGGACATCCCAATGCCGTTACCAGCGCGGGGGCCACGCGATGA
- a CDS encoding DUF1015 domain-containing protein, translated as MARIYPFRALRYNPAKVKLEDVVTQPYDKISPEMQDRYYARSPQNLIRVILGKHFPGDTEEGENVYTRAAATLNEWRDEKVLVEETEPAIYGYSQVYTVPGTEETRERRGFIALGHLYDYADQVVYRHEQTFPKHKSDRLALFKATRAYCEQIYLLYNDPGFSVERLLFENGPAPDQAVTDDYGVLHKLWKITDPSLIRIIVGAMQDKKLIIADGHHRYETSVAYSKERAAELGLPFNPPPGSETAGADEAEKLHVTATDLPTPAYPEAAMMMTFVNMAAPGITILPTHRVLNGLENFSPEEFLKNAEPYFTATPLNGSNHVALKASLDATEGVAFVAATAKGSWLLAAKPETIAAKLTEFSPRQRQLDVVQLHGLIFAQILGLSQEQVTKLGNVKYLREASEAVDLVNKGEADVAFLTKPVTLDQLRDVAFANEVMPQKSTDFYPKLLSGLAIYALD; from the coding sequence ATGGCCCGCATTTATCCCTTCCGCGCCCTCCGCTACAACCCCGCCAAGGTCAAACTGGAGGATGTCGTCACCCAGCCTTACGACAAGATCTCTCCCGAGATGCAGGACCGCTACTATGCGCGGAGCCCGCAGAACCTGATCCGCGTCATCCTGGGCAAGCATTTCCCCGGCGATACCGAAGAGGGGGAAAACGTCTACACCCGCGCCGCCGCCACCCTGAACGAGTGGCGCGACGAGAAGGTGCTGGTCGAAGAGACCGAGCCGGCCATCTATGGCTACTCGCAGGTCTACACCGTGCCCGGCACCGAAGAGACCCGCGAACGCCGCGGCTTCATCGCCCTTGGCCACCTGTACGACTACGCCGACCAGGTGGTTTACCGCCACGAGCAGACCTTCCCCAAGCACAAGTCTGACCGCCTGGCCCTGTTCAAGGCCACACGCGCCTACTGCGAGCAGATTTACCTGCTCTACAACGACCCCGGTTTCAGCGTGGAGCGCCTGTTGTTTGAGAACGGCCCTGCTCCTGACCAGGCCGTGACCGACGACTATGGCGTTCTGCACAAGCTGTGGAAGATCACCGACCCGTCGCTGATCCGCATCATCGTCGGCGCCATGCAGGATAAGAAGCTGATCATCGCCGACGGTCACCATCGCTACGAGACCTCGGTTGCCTACTCCAAGGAGCGCGCTGCCGAACTGGGCCTGCCCTTCAACCCGCCGCCGGGCTCTGAGACCGCCGGTGCGGACGAGGCCGAAAAGCTGCACGTCACCGCCACCGATCTGCCGACACCGGCGTATCCGGAAGCCGCCATGATGATGACCTTCGTCAACATGGCCGCGCCGGGCATCACCATTCTGCCGACGCACCGCGTCCTGAATGGCCTGGAAAACTTCTCGCCGGAAGAGTTCCTGAAGAATGCCGAGCCGTACTTTACCGCCACTCCGCTGAACGGCAGCAACCACGTCGCCTTGAAGGCCTCGCTGGATGCGACCGAAGGAGTTGCCTTCGTCGCCGCTACAGCCAAGGGAAGCTGGCTGCTGGCTGCAAAGCCGGAGACTATTGCGGCGAAGCTCACCGAGTTCTCGCCTCGCCAGCGTCAGCTGGACGTGGTGCAGCTCCACGGCCTGATCTTTGCGCAGATCCTCGGTCTGTCGCAGGAGCAGGTTACTAAGCTGGGCAATGTGAAGTACCTGCGCGAGGCCTCCGAGGCCGTCGACCTGGTTAACAAGGGCGAGGCGGATGTCGCCTTCCTTACCAAGCCGGTCACGCTCGACCAGCTCCGCGACGTTGCCTTCGCCAATGAAGTCATGCCGCAGAAGTCCACCGACTTCTATCCGAAGCTGCTGAGCGGACTTGCCATCTATGCCCTGGACTAA
- a CDS encoding VWA domain-containing protein has translation MLCGSAGAQDNPLGDVNTAVPPPPKPPAEPPKVIEGGESVAREATSAPRGASIRVSVNLVLVPMTVTDPMNRLVTGLEKENFWVYENNQPQEIRTFSLDDAPVTIGIIFDMSGSMNSKYQRSRKALSAFMRTSNPEDEFFVVAFNDRPAVVVDNTSNVDDVEARMAMMKPQSRTALIDAVYLGLNKLKDAKYDRKALLIISDGGDNRSRYTEGELRRAVRESDVQIYSIGIFDTFASTPEEIAGPIMLNDICEMTGGRMFRVIDVAELGDIAARISQELRNEYVVGFRPTDLKHDGTWRKLKVKLNPPPGLPPLNVHNRQGYYAPAD, from the coding sequence GTGCTGTGTGGCAGTGCCGGGGCGCAGGATAACCCGCTGGGCGACGTGAATACCGCTGTTCCTCCGCCACCCAAGCCTCCGGCAGAGCCACCCAAAGTGATTGAGGGCGGGGAAAGTGTCGCGCGGGAGGCCACCTCGGCTCCACGCGGAGCCAGCATTCGCGTTTCGGTCAACCTGGTGCTGGTGCCCATGACAGTCACCGACCCGATGAACCGGCTGGTGACCGGCCTGGAGAAGGAAAATTTCTGGGTGTATGAGAACAACCAGCCGCAGGAGATCCGCACCTTCTCGCTGGACGATGCGCCGGTGACCATCGGCATCATCTTCGATATGAGCGGCAGTATGAACTCCAAGTACCAGCGGTCGCGCAAGGCGCTCAGCGCCTTTATGCGGACCTCGAACCCCGAGGATGAGTTCTTCGTTGTAGCCTTCAACGACCGTCCGGCCGTCGTAGTGGACAACACCTCGAACGTGGACGACGTCGAAGCCCGCATGGCGATGATGAAGCCGCAGAGCCGGACGGCGCTGATTGATGCCGTCTACCTGGGATTGAACAAGTTGAAGGACGCAAAGTACGACCGCAAGGCGCTGCTGATCATCTCCGACGGCGGCGACAACCGCAGCCGTTATACGGAAGGCGAGCTGCGCCGTGCCGTGCGTGAGAGCGATGTGCAGATCTACTCGATCGGGATCTTTGACACCTTTGCCTCCACGCCGGAGGAGATTGCCGGCCCCATCATGCTGAATGACATCTGCGAGATGACCGGCGGCCGCATGTTCCGCGTTATCGATGTGGCAGAGCTGGGCGACATTGCCGCCCGCATCAGCCAGGAGTTGCGCAACGAATACGTGGTCGGCTTCCGTCCGACCGACCTGAAGCACGATGGCACATGGCGTAAGTTGAAGGTAAAACTGAATCCGCCGCCCGGTCTGCCGCCGCTGAACGTGCATAATCGACAGGGGTACTATGCACCTGCGGACTAA
- a CDS encoding VWA domain-containing protein: protein MHLRTKIFSVALVFGLSSGFSTAAWAQQPSLTVDRDPIASPDPDTAPAGQTAPVGPGNNTGDKISSGRGGYTLRRDAYEVRLNATVLDGNGRSILTLPQDAFHVFEDGVPQTVNSFRQEDLPVSIGILIDSSGSMYDKRDAVNKAAVRLIKLSNPKDEAFLVDFSFEPYIDTDFTSDVSKLEAGLSYVKSSGGTAMYDALLASADYLSKNAKQPKQVLLVVTDGEDNASATSLEDAIARIQDLDGPVIYSVGLLFGKDTDKRESRHARRVLESLAEQTGGIAFFPKNVQEVDSIADQVAKDIREQYTITYHSTKSPTLGGYRQVHVDAKYKGFNKLTVRTRTGYFPKVSGGADKTEK from the coding sequence ATGCACCTGCGGACTAAGATTTTCAGCGTCGCCCTCGTTTTTGGACTCAGTTCGGGATTCAGCACGGCCGCATGGGCGCAGCAGCCCTCGCTTACGGTTGACCGCGACCCCATCGCCTCGCCTGACCCGGATACCGCGCCGGCAGGGCAGACCGCTCCTGTGGGACCGGGAAACAATACGGGCGACAAGATCTCCAGCGGACGCGGCGGCTACACGCTGCGCCGGGATGCCTATGAAGTCCGTCTGAACGCCACGGTGCTGGACGGCAATGGGCGAAGCATCCTGACGCTCCCGCAGGACGCCTTCCATGTCTTTGAGGATGGCGTACCGCAGACCGTTAACTCCTTCCGGCAGGAGGATCTGCCGGTCTCGATCGGTATCCTGATCGACAGCTCGGGCTCCATGTATGACAAGCGCGATGCGGTGAACAAGGCCGCCGTGCGGCTTATCAAGCTGTCGAACCCGAAGGACGAAGCGTTCCTGGTCGACTTTTCGTTTGAGCCGTACATCGACACCGACTTCACCAGCGATGTTTCGAAGCTGGAGGCGGGACTAAGCTATGTGAAGTCCTCAGGCGGCACGGCAATGTATGATGCCCTGCTGGCCTCCGCGGACTATCTCTCAAAGAACGCCAAACAGCCCAAGCAGGTGTTGCTGGTTGTGACCGATGGCGAGGACAACGCCTCGGCGACCTCGCTTGAGGATGCGATTGCTCGTATCCAGGACCTGGATGGACCGGTGATCTATTCGGTGGGCCTGCTATTCGGCAAGGATACCGACAAGCGCGAGAGCCGCCACGCACGCCGCGTGCTGGAGAGCCTGGCCGAGCAGACAGGCGGTATTGCCTTCTTCCCGAAGAACGTGCAGGAGGTGGACTCGATTGCTGACCAGGTGGCCAAGGACATCCGGGAGCAGTACACCATCACCTACCACTCCACCAAGTCGCCCACGCTGGGCGGCTACCGCCAGGTGCATGTGGATGCCAAGTATAAGGGCTTCAATAAGCTGACGGTGCGTACGCGTACCGGATACTTCCCAAAGGTTTCGGGCGGGGCGGATAAGACTGAGAAGTAA
- a CDS encoding trans-sulfuration enzyme family protein produces the protein MPYKGFSTKAIHAGQEPDELTGAVNVPIYLTSTYQQQGIGQNKGYEYARVTNPTRSALEESLAALEGGHSAHVFGSGMAAIAALCTMMKAGDHVICSENIYGGTARLFDKVLVNYGLTFTYVDASDPAKIEAAITPATKLVHIESPTNPMMSMVDIAAVAAVCHRHGVELSVDNTFLSPYLQQPIELGADIVMHSTTKFLNGHSDGLGGVLIGTRPEHTERFSFVQKVTGGILQPFDSYLILRGVKTLALRMRQHDANGRAVAEYLAKHPKIQKIFYPGLPTHPGHEIAARQQKGFGSMMSFELGGKQAANAFVSALKLCYLAESLGGVETLVSHSASMTHGGMTQQQRDALGITDGLIRLSVGCEDVEDILADLEQALEKV, from the coding sequence ATGCCGTACAAGGGATTTTCCACCAAAGCCATTCACGCAGGGCAGGAGCCGGACGAGTTGACCGGCGCCGTGAATGTGCCCATCTATCTCACCTCCACCTACCAGCAACAGGGCATCGGCCAGAACAAGGGCTACGAGTACGCCCGCGTTACCAATCCGACGCGTTCCGCACTGGAAGAGAGCCTGGCCGCGCTGGAAGGCGGGCACAGCGCGCACGTCTTTGGCAGCGGTATGGCGGCCATTGCCGCGCTCTGCACGATGATGAAGGCGGGCGATCACGTCATCTGCAGCGAGAACATTTACGGCGGAACCGCGCGGCTGTTCGACAAGGTGCTGGTGAACTACGGGCTGACGTTTACGTATGTGGACGCGAGTGATCCGGCGAAGATCGAAGCTGCCATCACGCCTGCTACGAAGCTGGTGCATATCGAAAGCCCGACCAATCCCATGATGTCGATGGTCGATATCGCCGCGGTGGCCGCGGTGTGCCATCGTCATGGCGTGGAGCTTTCGGTCGACAATACGTTTCTTTCCCCGTATCTGCAGCAGCCGATTGAATTGGGCGCGGACATCGTGATGCACTCGACGACGAAGTTCCTCAACGGCCATTCGGATGGACTGGGCGGTGTGCTGATCGGCACCAGACCGGAGCACACGGAGCGCTTCAGCTTTGTGCAGAAGGTGACCGGTGGCATCCTGCAGCCGTTTGATAGTTACCTGATTCTGCGTGGCGTCAAAACACTGGCCCTGCGCATGCGGCAGCATGATGCCAACGGCCGCGCGGTGGCGGAGTACCTGGCAAAGCATCCGAAGATCCAGAAGATCTTCTATCCCGGTCTGCCTACGCATCCGGGGCATGAGATTGCCGCTCGTCAGCAGAAGGGCTTCGGCTCCATGATGTCGTTTGAGCTGGGCGGCAAGCAGGCGGCGAATGCCTTTGTCAGCGCGCTGAAGCTCTGCTACCTGGCGGAGTCGCTGGGTGGCGTGGAGACGCTGGTCTCGCACTCGGCCTCGATGACGCACGGTGGCATGACGCAGCAGCAGCGCGATGCCCTGGGGATTACCGATGGTCTGATCCGTCTGTCGGTAGGGTGTGAGGATGTCGAGGACATTCTCGCGGACCTGGAGCAGGCTTTGGAGAAGGTGTAG
- a CDS encoding PASTA domain-containing protein, which yields MIRFFRILLGALAMMTVALLSAFITMRLAIHGREVGVPDFSGLTYEEAAAKARDTGLNMTLDNRYYSAVVPAGRVLQQYPAPGARVRRQWEVRVTQSLGPQRVTIPNAVGMPLREAAVTLRRGGLELGSLAHLPVAGNADSVLAQSPPPNAEGVDKPSVSLLLSESEDAQPKAWVMPNLAGMTLLEAGARISAMGLHVAYAQEATAAIPAVGTTATPQPVRTTGTVIAQSPAAGSRVTAADAVKLTIVH from the coding sequence ATGATCCGCTTCTTTCGCATCCTGCTTGGCGCGCTCGCCATGATGACCGTGGCGCTGCTCTCGGCCTTCATCACGATGCGGCTGGCCATCCATGGCCGCGAGGTAGGGGTTCCGGACTTCTCCGGACTCACCTATGAAGAGGCCGCTGCCAAGGCGCGCGACACCGGCCTGAACATGACGCTCGACAATCGCTACTATTCAGCCGTGGTACCCGCAGGACGCGTGCTGCAGCAGTATCCTGCACCCGGAGCGCGGGTGCGCCGCCAGTGGGAGGTCCGCGTAACACAGTCGCTGGGACCACAGCGCGTCACGATTCCGAATGCGGTGGGTATGCCGCTGCGGGAAGCCGCGGTAACGCTGCGTCGTGGCGGGCTGGAACTGGGCTCGCTGGCCCATCTGCCTGTCGCGGGCAATGCAGACTCCGTGCTGGCGCAGTCGCCGCCTCCAAACGCCGAGGGCGTCGATAAACCTTCCGTGAGCCTTCTGCTGTCTGAATCAGAAGACGCACAGCCGAAGGCATGGGTTATGCCGAACCTTGCGGGCATGACCTTGCTGGAAGCCGGAGCCAGAATCTCCGCCATGGGCCTGCACGTGGCTTATGCGCAGGAAGCCACTGCCGCGATTCCTGCTGTTGGGACCACCGCCACACCGCAGCCCGTCAGGACAACCGGCACCGTCATCGCGCAGTCACCCGCGGCGGGCTCACGCGTCACGGCAGCCGATGCGGTGAAGCTCACGATCGTGCACTAG
- a CDS encoding cation-efflux pump, producing MPAAVQTQNPTAPQQEKRRAALSSVLAAAGVTALKLITGLITGSLGMLSEAAHSGLDLAAAGITLFSVHVSDKPADEDHNFGHGKIENLSAFVEIFLMGASCFWIVFEAVKRLIHPIDIRHSIWPFLVLLVSIAVDYGRSRHLFRVAKESGSQALEADAVHFSTDIWSSVAVLLGLAAAWIGERYDILWLHRADPVAALLVSVIILQVSYRLARRTLDALMDATPAETRHELMQAIAHVPDVLSVDQVRVRQAGPEYFVDLTLALDRNLTFQRAEQVTRGARAAVQRILPGADIDINTVPTATESESVFDRVKAVAARRNLGIHDLSVREISGRLHIELHLEVPEVMRLRAAHDLVTSLETEMRREEPRIDSILTHIESEPTTIEHTDEVARDSLLERGLRRAAQDFPQILDIHEVLITRTGDHLQINCHCTLPDDLPMAEVHRIITEVESIMKRQHPEVTRVLIHPEPATDNER from the coding sequence ATGCCTGCTGCGGTCCAAACCCAAAACCCCACCGCCCCGCAGCAGGAAAAGCGCCGGGCAGCTCTCAGCTCCGTGCTGGCGGCGGCAGGCGTCACTGCACTGAAGCTGATCACCGGGCTGATCACCGGCTCGCTGGGCATGTTGAGCGAAGCCGCTCATTCGGGCCTCGACCTTGCCGCCGCAGGGATCACCCTGTTCTCCGTACACGTCTCCGATAAGCCCGCCGACGAGGACCATAACTTCGGCCACGGCAAGATTGAGAATCTCTCGGCCTTCGTCGAGATTTTCCTGATGGGTGCCTCCTGCTTCTGGATCGTCTTCGAAGCGGTAAAGCGGCTGATCCATCCCATCGATATCCGCCACAGCATCTGGCCGTTCCTCGTGCTGCTGGTCTCCATTGCGGTGGACTACGGCCGCTCGCGCCACCTGTTCCGCGTGGCAAAAGAGTCCGGCTCGCAGGCGCTTGAGGCAGATGCCGTCCACTTCAGCACGGACATCTGGTCCTCCGTCGCTGTACTGCTCGGTCTTGCCGCCGCATGGATCGGCGAGCGCTACGACATCCTGTGGCTGCATCGCGCGGACCCGGTCGCGGCGCTGCTGGTCTCCGTCATCATCCTGCAGGTTAGCTACCGCCTTGCGCGCCGCACGCTGGACGCCCTGATGGATGCCACCCCTGCAGAAACCCGGCACGAGCTGATGCAGGCCATTGCGCACGTGCCGGACGTGCTCTCCGTCGACCAGGTGCGGGTGCGCCAGGCTGGCCCTGAGTACTTTGTTGACCTGACGCTGGCCCTGGATCGCAACCTGACCTTCCAGCGCGCCGAACAGGTAACCCGCGGGGCACGCGCCGCTGTCCAGCGTATCCTTCCAGGCGCCGATATCGACATCAACACCGTGCCGACCGCGACCGAATCCGAATCCGTCTTCGACCGTGTGAAGGCCGTTGCCGCGCGCCGCAATCTCGGCATCCACGACCTGAGCGTGCGCGAAATCAGCGGCCGGCTTCATATTGAACTGCACCTGGAAGTGCCGGAGGTCATGCGCCTGCGCGCCGCGCATGACCTGGTCACCAGCCTGGAGACCGAGATGCGCCGCGAAGAACCGCGCATTGACAGCATCCTGACGCATATTGAGAGCGAACCCACCACGATTGAACACACCGACGAGGTGGCCCGCGACAGCCTGCTGGAGCGTGGCCTTCGCCGTGCCGCGCAGGACTTTCCGCAGATCCTCGACATTCACGAGGTGCTGATTACACGCACCGGCGACCACCTGCAGATTAACTGCCACTGCACACTGCCCGACGACTTGCCCATGGCGGAGGTTCACCGCATCATCACCGAAGTGGAAAGCATTATGAAACGGCAGCACCCCGAGGTTACCCGCGTACTGATTCATCCGGAACCGGCAACCGATAACGAGCGCTGA
- the ubiE gene encoding bifunctional demethylmenaquinone methyltransferase/2-methoxy-6-polyprenyl-1,4-benzoquinol methylase UbiE, which translates to MSASGARPDETMSEQQAAAAVQQMFDSIAPKYDLLNHVLSAGVDRRWWRRCAKTFRETLVRPEAAVLDLCCGTGDMTSALLELRPTPAQQMLAVDFSHEMISRGIEKHRGNNVRFIEADALNLPLEDNSLDLVVSAFGFRNLANYDAGLREIARVLKPGGQIGILDFNQPGGLIGKGYAFYFRRVLPAIGAAISRSASAYTYLPASVGRFPKPPQMLGKMEAAGYTHTTWTPYTFGIAGLYRGTKSE; encoded by the coding sequence ATGAGTGCCAGCGGCGCGCGTCCGGACGAGACCATGAGCGAACAGCAGGCCGCCGCGGCGGTGCAGCAGATGTTCGACTCCATTGCGCCCAAGTACGACCTGCTGAACCATGTGCTCTCCGCCGGTGTGGACCGCCGCTGGTGGCGCCGCTGCGCGAAGACCTTCCGCGAGACACTCGTCCGCCCTGAAGCCGCCGTGCTGGACCTGTGCTGCGGCACCGGCGACATGACCTCTGCCCTGTTGGAACTGCGCCCCACTCCCGCACAACAGATGCTGGCCGTCGACTTCTCGCACGAGATGATCTCGCGCGGCATCGAGAAGCATCGCGGCAACAATGTCCGCTTTATCGAGGCCGATGCCCTGAACCTGCCCCTCGAAGACAACTCGCTGGACCTGGTCGTCTCCGCCTTCGGCTTCCGCAACCTGGCCAACTACGACGCTGGTCTGCGGGAGATTGCCCGCGTGTTGAAGCCCGGCGGACAGATCGGCATCCTGGACTTCAACCAGCCGGGAGGACTCATCGGCAAGGGCTACGCCTTCTACTTCCGCCGCGTGTTGCCGGCCATTGGCGCAGCCATCTCGCGCAGCGCCTCCGCCTACACCTATCTGCCTGCATCAGTTGGCCGATTCCCCAAGCCACCGCAAATGCTGGGCAAGATGGAAGCCGCCGGGTACACCCACACCACCTGGACGCCCTACACCTTCGGCATCGCCGGACTCTATCGCGGAACCAAATCGGAGTAA